AAGGGCTGCTGCAGTTCCCGGTCCGCGGGGGTGACGGAGGCCGAAGCCACCATCACCAGTCCCAGCCCCATCAGCGCAGCGGTGACCAGCAGCAGGCCGGGATCCAGGCGCGGACAACGCAGTCCCTGGCCGTTGCGGACCCAGCCCAGGCGTGCGAGCAGCGCGGTCATTGCAGCCGCTCCCGCACCGCGGCGCTGAAGCGCTCGCCCCGGTCCTGGTAATCGACGAACATATCCTGGCTGGCGCAGGCCGGCGACAGCAGTACGGCATCGCCGGGACGGGCAATGCCGGCGGCGGCGGCCACGGCGGCCTCCATCGATTCGACCCGGCGCACCGGCACGCAACCGTCCAGCGCGGCCTCGATCTCGCCGGCGGCCTCGCCCAGCAGCACCACGGCGCGGGCGCGCTGGCACAACACCGGATGCAGCAGGCTGAAGTCCGCCCCCTTGCCCTGACCACCGGCGATCAGCACCAGCGGCCGGTCGAAGCCGGCAATGGCCGCCAGGGTGGCGCCGATATTGGTGGCCTTGGAATCGTTGTACCAGTCCACGCCGTCGCGCCCACCCACCCACTGGGTGCGGTGCGCCAGACCGCCGAAGCCGCGCAGCGCTTCCAGCATGGCAGCCCGCGGCAGATCGATGGCCGCGCCCAGCGCCAACGCGGCCAGGGCGTTGGCCAGATTGTGGCGGCCGACCAGCTTCAACTCGTCGGCCGCCAGCCAGTCCTCCCCGTCCCGACACAGCCATAACCGGCCGTCGCGCTCGCGCAGGCCGAAGTCCTCCGGCCCCGGGGCATCCAGCGTGAACCCCAACCGCGGCCGGTTGACGTCGGCCAGGGAACAGGCCACCGGGTCGTCCAGGTTCACCACCTGCATAGCGGCGTTGCGATAGATGCGGGCCTTGGCGGCGGCATAGGCATCCAGGCCGGAATAACGGTCCAGGTGATCGGGGCTGATGTTGAGCACCGCTGCGGCCGCGGGTGCCAGGCTGTCGACCGATTCGAGCTGGAAGCTGGATAATTCGAGCACGTACAACTCCGGCTCCGGATCCTCGATCAGGTCCAGCGCCGGGGTGCCCAGGTTGGCGCCGGCCCGCACCCGGCGACCGGCGGCGCGCGCCATCTCATGCACCAGGGTGGTCACCGTACTCTTGCCATTGGAACCGGTGATGGCGATCACCGGCGCCCGTGCCGCCCGGGCGAACAACTCGATGTCACCGATGACTTCCACGCCGCGGCTGCGCGCTTCCGCGATCAGTGGATGCGACAGCGGCACGCCGGGGCTGACCACGATCTGCTCGGCATGGGCGAAGGCGTCGGCATCAAAGCCGCCGAGGAACAGGGCCACATCCGGCAACTCATCGTGCATGGCCTGCAGGCAGGGCGGTTCGGACCGGGAATCGGTCACCGCCACCTGGCGGCCCTGGCGCGCCAGGTAACGCGCACAGGACAATCCGGTGCGGCCGCAGCCGACTACCAGCACCTTACCTGCCATTGCCCGTTCAGCATCCATTGTCATCAGCGCCAGTGTCATCACCCGTTCGCGTCACAGAACCAGCCATAACAGGGACATCAACAGAAAGGTCAGGCCCACGATCTTCATCTGTATGCGCAAATCCATCCCTTTCCCCCTCAACGGATCTTCAGCGTAGCCAGCCCGATCAGGACCAGGATCACGGTCACGATCCAGAAGCGCACGATCACGCGCGGCTCCGGCCAGCCCTTCAGTTCGAAATGATGATGCAGCGGCGCCATGCGGAAGATGCGCCGTCCGGTGAGCTTGAACGAGGCCACCTGCAGGATGACGGAGAGGGTCTCCATCACGAACACGCCCGCCATGACCAGATACACCAGTTCCTGACGCACCAGCACCGCCATCAGCCCCAGCGCGGCTCCGAGCGCCAGGGCGCCCACGTCGCCCATGAAGACCTGGGCGGGATAGGCGTTGTACCAGAGAAAGCCCAGCCCGGCGCCGACGATGGCGCCGGCGAAGATGATGATCTCGCCCACGTCACGCACGTAGGGGATGCCGAGGTATTCGGCGAAGCGCACATTGCCGGTCGCGTAGGCGAACACCGCGAGCGCCCCGGCGATCATCACCGTCGGCAGGATGGCCAGGCCGTCCAGCCCGTCGGTGAGATTCACGGCATTGCTGGATCCGACCACGACGAAATAGACCAGCACGAAGTACAGCGCCCCCAGTTCAATGGCCACCCCCTTGAAGAAGGGCACGATCAGCTGGGTCTCGACCGGGGCCTGGGCGGTATAGAACAGCACGCCGGCGATGATCAGTGCGAACAGCGACTGCCAGAAGTACTTCCAGCGCGCCGGCAGACCGCGGGAATTCTTCAGCACCAGCTTCTTGTAGTCATCCACCCAGCCGATGGCGCCGAAGGCAAGCGTACCCAGCAGCACCACCCAGACATAGCGGTTGCCGAGATCGGCCCACAGCAAAGTAGCGAAGCTGATGGCGAACAGGATCAGGGCACCGCCCATGGTCGGCGTACCGGCCTTGCTCAGGTGCGACTGCGGGCCGTCGTCGCGCACCTGCTGACCGATCTGATACTGGCCCAGGCGCCGGATCATCCAGGGACCGGTGACGAAGCAGAACAGCAGCGCGGTCAGCACGCCCAGGATGGCGCGCAGCGTCAGGTACTGGAATACATTGAACCCGGTGTGATACCGGGTCAGGAATTCGGCCAGCCAGAGCAGCATCAGTGACGCCCTCCCGGCCGTGGCTGCAACCGCACCAGCAGGGCCTGGACCACCCGCTCCATGCGCATGCTGCGCGAACCCTTGACCAGCACCTGCACCCCGGGATGCAGCTGCGCCTCGAGTGCGGACTGCAGGGACTCGAAATCATCGAAATGCGCCGCCGGTCCGGTGAAGGCCTCGGCGGCGGCGACGGCGTCACCCCCCAGGGTGAACAGCCGATCGCAGCCGGCCGCCGCCGCCCGGGCACCGATATCCCGGTGCAGCTGGCGGCTCTCGCCGCCCAGTTCACCCATGTCGCCCAGTACCAGCCAGCGCTCCCCGGACAGCTGCCCGAGCACCGCCAGAGCGGCTTGCACCGAGCCGGGGTTGGCATTGTAGGTGTCGTCGATCACGCCGATGTCATCGGCGCAGCGGTGGATCTGCAACCGGCCGCCGACCGGACGCAGACTCTGCAGCCCGGACTGCACCGCCGCCAGCGAGGCGCCCGCCCCCAGGGCGGCAGCGACGGCGGCCAGGGCGTTCATGGCGTTGTGCCGCCCCGGCAGCGCCAGTTCGACCTCGATGCTGCCGGCCGGGGTGCGCAGAACCAGCCGCTGGCCCGATTCATGCGGCGACACTTCGGCGCTGACATCGGCTTGCATCTCCAGCCCGAAGGTCATGATCCGCCGGCCCTGCAGTCGCATCAGCCAGTAGTCGGCGAAGGCATCGTCGCGGTTGACCACGGCCAGGCCCTCGGGACCCAGCCTGTCATAGATCTCGGCCTTGGCCCGCGCCACGCCTTCCAGGCTGCCGAACCCCTCCAGATGGGCGGGTCCGGCATTGGTGATCAGCGCGACCGTCGGCCGGGCCAGGCCGGTGAGGTAAGCGATCTCGCCCGGATGGTTGGCGCCCATTTCGATCACGGCGGCCGTATGCGCGGCGTCCAGCCGACCCAGGGTCAGGGGCACGCCGATATCGTTGTTGAGGTTGCCGCGGGTGGCCAGCACCTGATGTTCCATGCCCAGGATGGCGGCCAGCATCTCCTTGACCGTGGTCTTGCCGTTGCTGCCGGTGACCG
This sequence is a window from Thiohalobacter thiocyanaticus. Protein-coding genes within it:
- the murD gene encoding UDP-N-acetylmuramoyl-L-alanine--D-glutamate ligase, translated to MAGKVLVVGCGRTGLSCARYLARQGRQVAVTDSRSEPPCLQAMHDELPDVALFLGGFDADAFAHAEQIVVSPGVPLSHPLIAEARSRGVEVIGDIELFARAARAPVIAITGSNGKSTVTTLVHEMARAAGRRVRAGANLGTPALDLIEDPEPELYVLELSSFQLESVDSLAPAAAAVLNISPDHLDRYSGLDAYAAAKARIYRNAAMQVVNLDDPVACSLADVNRPRLGFTLDAPGPEDFGLRERDGRLWLCRDGEDWLAADELKLVGRHNLANALAALALGAAIDLPRAAMLEALRGFGGLAHRTQWVGGRDGVDWYNDSKATNIGATLAAIAGFDRPLVLIAGGQGKGADFSLLHPVLCQRARAVVLLGEAAGEIEAALDGCVPVRRVESMEAAVAAAAGIARPGDAVLLSPACASQDMFVDYQDRGERFSAAVRERLQ
- the mraY gene encoding phospho-N-acetylmuramoyl-pentapeptide-transferase, whose amino-acid sequence is MLLWLAEFLTRYHTGFNVFQYLTLRAILGVLTALLFCFVTGPWMIRRLGQYQIGQQVRDDGPQSHLSKAGTPTMGGALILFAISFATLLWADLGNRYVWVVLLGTLAFGAIGWVDDYKKLVLKNSRGLPARWKYFWQSLFALIIAGVLFYTAQAPVETQLIVPFFKGVAIELGALYFVLVYFVVVGSSNAVNLTDGLDGLAILPTVMIAGALAVFAYATGNVRFAEYLGIPYVRDVGEIIIFAGAIVGAGLGFLWYNAYPAQVFMGDVGALALGAALGLMAVLVRQELVYLVMAGVFVMETLSVILQVASFKLTGRRIFRMAPLHHHFELKGWPEPRVIVRFWIVTVILVLIGLATLKIR
- a CDS encoding UDP-N-acetylmuramoyl-tripeptide--D-alanyl-D-alanine ligase, with the protein product MIAMALSEAAQVVRGRLQGADTRFAGLSTDSRGLERGNLFVALAGERFDGHDYLDQAAAGGAAGALVSTAVTELLPCIRVTDTRLALGGLAAAWRARFDIPLVAVTGSNGKTTVKEMLAAILGMEHQVLATRGNLNNDIGVPLTLGRLDAAHTAAVIEMGANHPGEIAYLTGLARPTVALITNAGPAHLEGFGSLEGVARAKAEIYDRLGPEGLAVVNRDDAFADYWLMRLQGRRIMTFGLEMQADVSAEVSPHESGQRLVLRTPAGSIEVELALPGRHNAMNALAAVAAALGAGASLAAVQSGLQSLRPVGGRLQIHRCADDIGVIDDTYNANPGSVQAALAVLGQLSGERWLVLGDMGELGGESRQLHRDIGARAAAAGCDRLFTLGGDAVAAAEAFTGPAAHFDDFESLQSALEAQLHPGVQVLVKGSRSMRMERVVQALLVRLQPRPGGRH